The Bombus vancouverensis nearcticus chromosome 12, iyBomVanc1_principal, whole genome shotgun sequence genome contains a region encoding:
- the LOC117155492 gene encoding sodium-independent sulfate anion transporter codes for MTGFSFEKLLKNRIPVLNWLPLYRTKDALGDLVAGFTVGLTLIPQAIAYAGLAGLTPQYGLYSAFAGSFVYIIFGTCREVNIGPTALISLLTYTYARGIPEYAILLCFLSGSVTIVLGILRLGFLVEFVSMPVVSGFTSAASLIIACSQIKSLLGLKIHGESFIEIWRELVNNIHRTRIPDLILSCCCILILLTLKILKDAKVSNKILSKLIWFLGTGRNALVVILCAVASYVFENRGGAPFILTGHVEAGLPSVTPPPFSVNVGNQTVTFLDMCKNLGTGIIIVPLISIIGNVAIAKAFSRGKSLDATQEMLTLGLCNVVGSFFHSMPVTGSFSRSAVNDASGVRTPLGGIYTGILVILALSLFTPYFYYIPRATLSSVIVCAVIFMVEVKMIRPIWKCSKRDLIPTFTTFFACLFAGVELGILIGVAIDLAILIYFNARPTIYIEYRNTPTLNYILVRPSAGLLFPAVDYLRIYLLENLANDHHKLLKNFKNTKIVVLDCKHIDKIDFTAAHGLNMVVRDFKEQNHFLIMLRPSKEIVQSIQSLSKETIDVVNTDAELVAILKELSTTKVAKEIGAEVIDMSNGITISATRSELTSTKL; via the exons ATGACTGGATTCAGTTTCGAAAAGTTATTGAAGAACAGAATTCCTGTTCTGAATTGGCTACCCCTGTACAGAACAAAGGATGCATTGGGTGATCTGGTTGCGGGTTTCACGGTGGGCCTGACCCTGATACCACAG GCGATCGCGTACGCTGGATTGGCAGGTCTGACGCCGCAATATGGTCTTTACAGCGCGTTTGCTGGCAGTTTCGTTTACATAATTTTTGGTACCTGCCGAGAAGTTAATATTGGCCCAACTGCGTTGATCTCTTTGCTAACATACACGTACGCGAG AGGTATTCCCGAGTACGCTATCCTCCTGTGTTTCTTGTCAGGAAGCGTTACGATAGTTCTCGGAATCCTTCGACTGGGATTTCTGGTGGAGTTTGTTTCCATGCCTGTCGTATCGGGATTCACGTCAGCCGCCAGTCTAATTATCGCCTGCAGTCAAATCAAGAGTTTACTAGGCTTGAAGATACACGGGGAAAGTTTCATCGAGATTTGGCGGGAATTGGTTAACAACATCCACCGGACCAGAATCCCTGACCTGATCTTGTCTTGCTGCTGCATTCTAATTCTATTAACCTTGAAG ATACTCAAAGATGCCAAGGtctcgaataaaattttaagcAAACTGATCTGGTTCCTTGGAACTGGTAGAAACGCCCTCGTCGTAATTCTATGCGCCGTGGCGTCGTACGTCTTCGAAAATCGCGGTGGAGCACCTTTCATTCTTACAGGTCACGTCGAGGCCGGACTACCCTCCGTTACTCCACCACCTTTCTCGGTAAACGTTGGAAATCAAACCGTAACTTTCCTCGATATGTGCAAAAATTTAGGTACCGGTATCATAATCGTTCCTTTGATCTCGATTATTGGGAATGTTGCCATCGCGAAGGCGTTTT CACGAGGAAAGTCGCTCGATGCTACTCAGGAGATGTTAACTTTGGGTCTGTGCAACGTTGTTGGATCATTTTTCCATTCCATGCCGGTCACTGGTTCGTTTTCCAGAAGCGCCGTGAACGATGCTTCCGGTGTAAGGACGCCCTTGGGCGGTATCTACACAG GTATTCTAGTCATTCTTGCTCTGAGCTTATTCACACCGTACTTCTATTACATTCCAAGAGCGACCTTAAGTTCCGTGATAGTTTGTGCGGTGATATTCATGGTCGAGGTGAAAATGATACGACCTATTTGGAAATGCAGCA AACGAGATCTGATCCCGACTTTCACAACATTCTTCGCATGTTTATTCGCCGGTGTTGAATTGGGAATTTTAATAGGAGTGGCAATTGATCTggcaatattaatttatttcaacgCCAGGCCGACAATATATATCGAATACAGAAAT ACTCCTACGTTAAATTACATCCTCGTGCGTCCCAGCGCCGGGTTGCTGTTCCCAGCGGTGGATTACCTGAGGATATATCTGTTAGAGAACTTAGCTAATGATCATCATAAATTACTGAAAAACTTCAAGAACACGAAAATCGTCGTACTAGATTGCAAGCACATCGATAAAATTGATTTCACTGCGGCGCAT GGATTAAATATGGTAGTGAGAGACTTTAAGGAACAGAATCACTTCTTGATAATGCTACGACCTTCCAAGGAAATCGTACAAAGTATCCAATCGCTCTCCAAAGAAACGATCGATGTGGTCAATACCGATGCCGAGCTCGTAGCTATTTTGAAAGAATTGAGCACGACCAAAGTAGCTAAAGAAATTGGTGCAGAGGTAATAGATATGTCGAATGGGATCACTATCAGTGCCACGAGAAGTGAACTAACGAGTACGAAGCTTTGA
- the LOC117155343 gene encoding putative chitinase 2, whose amino-acid sequence MKVCVFLSLLAILLLSSNGILAQSGPKHNKVVTCYVASWAIYRRSNGKFDIPDIEPQLCTHLIYTFAGLDSTTWAIKSLDPYLDVTKEHYKKMTALREQYPHLNILLSIGGYNEGSTKYSDLVSLPVRRSAFVKSVVDFLKAYNFTGLDISWEYPGSRGGSVLDKLNFVRLLKELKEAFQESNYLLTAALGVGPNIIDAGYDIPELSKYLDYMHVMAYDYHGSWDRKVLPNSPLRAGDNLDVVDTLNYYLSRGAAANKLVLGLPSYGRTFVLMNTLNSPEESPMNRTIVGNGFQGPYTLQDGFMGYNEICEELVDYGSSWVRGWDNSSATPYIVDEEFVIAYDNPKSLKEKIEYAMNLNLAGVMVWSIDTDDFSGKCASLQDSLDPTSGRYPLLRSINVVLSEKN is encoded by the exons ATGAAGGTGTGCGTGTTCCTGTCTCTACTTGCAATATTGCTCCTCAGTAGCAATGGTATCCTAG CTCAATCAGGACCTAAGCATAATAAGGTAGTAACTTGTTATGTCGCCTCCTGGGCCATTTACAGACGTAGTAATGGAAAGTTTGATATTCCTGATATTGAACCACAACTTTGCACACACCTTATATATACATTCGCCGGGCTGGACAGCACGACATGGGCCATTAAGAGCCTCGATCCTTACTTAGATGTTACCAAAG AGCATTACAAAAAAATGACCGCACTTCGTGAACAGTATCCACATTTAAACATTCTACTATCAATTGGAGGATATAACGAGGGTAGTACAAAATACTCTGATCTTGTTTCATTGCCTGTACGAAGATCTGCGTTCGTTAAGAGTGTAGTAGACTTCCTTAA GGCATACAATTTTACTGGCTTGGACATAAGTTGGGAGTATCCTGGATCACGCGGTGGTAGTGTACTAgacaaattaaattttgtcaGGCTTCTGAAG GAATTGAAAGAAGCATTTCAAGAGTCGAACTATCTATTAACAGCAGCTTTAGGTGTAGGTCCAAACATCATCGATGCTGGATACGATATTCCCGAACTTTCCAAATATCTCGACTATATGCATGTAATGGCCTACGATTATCATGGATCATGGGATAGAAAAGTGCTGCCGAATTCACCATTAAGAGCTGGAGATAATCTGGATGTG GTGGATACACTCAATTATTACTTAAGTAGAGGTGCAGCAGCAAATAAACTAGTATTAGGCTTGCCTTCGTATGGCAGAACTTTTGTACTGATGAACACATTAAATTCTCCTGAAGAAAGTCCAATGAATCGAACGATCGTCGGAAACGGGTTTCAGGGGCCTTACACTCTCCAAGATGGTTTTATGGGATACAATGAA ATTTGTGAAGAATTAGTGGATTATGGAAGTTCTTGGGTACGTGGCTGGGATAATAGTAGCGCTACACCTTACATCGTTGACGAGGaattcgttatagcatatgataACCCCAAGAGTTTAAAAGAAAAG ATCGAATATGCGATGAACTTAAATTTGGCCGGTGTAATGGTTTGGAGCATCGATACCGATGACTTCAGTGGAAAATGCGCATCTTTGCAAGACTCTCTAGATCCAACAAGTGGCAGATATCCTTTACTAAGATCGATTAACGTGGTTCTATCTGAAAAAAATTAG